DNA from Corvus moneduloides isolate bCorMon1 chromosome 8, bCorMon1.pri, whole genome shotgun sequence:
ACAAATACTATGTTTGGAGCaaatgtatttcattaaaataactgTGCGAGTTGCTGTTCAGATTGGAGGAGATGACATTCATCTGTGATTCATCTGTATGTGCCTGTGATCAACAAGTACCTCCTCCCTGCTGATCCCTTTCAACACGATCCCATCAAGGCAACCAGTCCTGCAGTGGGAGCCAACGTGGGCAGAAACCCCAGTGCTGACAGCAAGTGTATTTCAGTGGAGATAATTCCTCTctttttcaacaaaataattaaaagtaaCACCGTTTTTGTCTCCCCCTTTCCTGAGTGCATTTGGAAACCTGAGCTGAGAAGAAATCTTAAAGTGTTTTGAGAGGAaagctggggagaggaaaatTATGTTGaatatgtcaggaaaaaaacccagaacttCCTTGTGTGGCAATGAGTTGTATTTATCTGTAAAATGAACTTCTGGGACAAAACGATTATGAAGATGATAACCCAGTCCCATGGGACAAAAGAACCAGCTGGTCTGTTTGCATCGTGCCCTCTGATGGGGAGCAAGAAGTGCCCCAGTGCAAGAGCCTTGGATGGATGTAGTATGGCACAAATATCATCATAGTATATAAAGGAAGCATAGCCAAGAGCAGCCTTTGCCCCCAGGTGCCATTCCAGGCTTTGAAAGCTATCGATTCTCACATCCTCTTGACTAGAGGGTTGGTCCTTTCAGCCCATTTTCATAGGGAAATCTGAGCTTGCAGCCGTGCAGTGCACTTGGAGCCAGGTGTGcgctccctgccttcccctgtgccccacacagggctggggacatgcAAAGAGAagtggggcagcagcagaaacacagaggagCTTATTTGACTTACCTGGTTTCTCCCGGGCAGTGAATCACTCAACGGGCTTCAAtcagcagagagagcagctcGTAGGCATCCACCAACGGCTCTCCACAGAGAGTTACCATCTCCTGGAGGGAGggacccagcactgctggaggcTGTGACTGGTTGGCATGTGGGACAgccctgaaaatgaaaaacaaggtggaaaaaaaagctgctggatGCTGTATCCATCAGCTCACCTAGAAAAGCTACCAACTGCCCTGGAAGACAAGCACTGAGTGAGAGGCACATCTGTGAGAGCCTTGTGCCAGTGGGGAAGccccagcacaggctctgccccctgtcacagcagctctcttccatcctcatcctcctgctgACTGGACGCTGAGCTGCATCCGCTGGCCTGTGGCAGCAGAAGGAGGAACAAAGGGAGACAGGCCACTCTGGGCAGCCCAGTGATTTCCCAGGAGGAGCACCCCTGGCCAAAAGAACACAATGGACCGTTTCCGGATGATCTTCCAGTACTTCCAATCCAACTCGGAGTCTGTAATGAATGGGATCTGTGGGCTGTTGGCCCTGGGAAGTGTAAAGATGTACACCAGCTTTGACTTCAGCTGCCCCTGCCTACCCCAGTACAACATGGCTTATGGCTTGGGGATCATGTTTGTACCCCCCATCATCCTCTTCCTGTGCGGTCTCATCCTCAACAGACAGTCCCTGGTGATGCTGGAGGAGTGGAGGCGACCACAGGGGCACAGGAAGAAGGACCTAGCTGTCATCAGGTGGGGTTTGCAGCGGCAATGGCATCACTCTTCTCACCTCCTGTTTAGCTGTCTCTCCATAGCTTTGATCCTCCTGGTAGATTCATTTTCTTGTAAGCTCATCTCCTGAGGCCTTTCCCCACAACCCTGGAGGGGCACAGGTATGGGAAATGCATTTACATCCAGCAGAAATGAAGGCAGTCTCATTCCATCCCAGCAAAGGAGAGCAGGAGTGGCCCAGCACTTAGGCTTACACCACCACCCTGGGAAACTGcattgctgctgccttgtcGTGGCCTCACAGGGTGTCTCTGGGGGCTTCCATGTGCAAAAAGACGagacatttccttttaaatatgcaaaagcTGTGGCATTTTCATCACGATCGTTCTTTACTGAAAGCCTCGTAGTCTCCCTCCCTTCACCTGAGTTTTTACTAATTTATAGTGATGGGAGAGGAGAATCACATTCCATCTGTTACATACAAAGTTTTATGCAGTGCACAGTTGGCTCAGAGAGGGGCAAGAaaggctgcagaaaaaaagggattttccagGTCGAAACTGATGAGAAAAGGAAGTGTGAATGTGGAAGACAAGGGAGAGCTGACAAAGATCTGTGCATGGGAGGCATAAGGGTACAGTCAAGGCAAGCGCATAATGAGGGGACTGTGCACTGACTGAGTGCAGacagcacacagagcactgcCATGTGCTGGTGCAGGTTTCATTGACAGGCAGAACCAACGAAGACATCCCAGAGCAGAAGCATCAGCTGAAGCAATTCTGAGGACAGCCCTGGGAGTCGGTTCCCTGGGTCTGGAAAGACTGCTTGGCAGAGGACAGACCGCATCCCTCAGGGCTCTGGATGAGGAGAAAGCTCCCAGCATTTACCCACTcgcctctctctctcctgctccaggtaCATGTGTTCCTCCATCATGCAGCGAGCCATGGTTGCCCCTGTCGTCTGGATCATAGTCACCCTCCTGGATGGCAAGTGCCTGATCTGTGCTTTCAGTGGCTCCATGGATCCCGAGAAGTTTGTGGGCTTTGCCGATGTGAGCACGGTGcaggtgcagcagctgctggccaaGGTGCCCTGCAAGGACGATGAGCTCATGAGGAACAACACGTCCCACAAGGCAGTGTCCAGGTACCTGCGCTGCTGGTCCCAGGTGGGTCACTGCTGGCAGAGCCACTCATGTCAGTGAGGTGACCAGGCATGTGgcatctgctcctgctcttccttgaTTTGTCATCACTTCATTGCAGTCAGGCTGGGAGCAAGGCTGCTCTATGCTTCTTTTTGCCTCCAGATGTTGCTATCCTAAGTGATAATCTTGAGTCAGgtagggaaaaggaaagaaatgatgAATGGTTTAATAACAGAACCAGCAGCTTCTAAACCCAGATGATAAAAGATATGGTATAGAATACAGATGTCTCCTACAGCCCTATTCAATGTCAAAAGATCTTTCTAAATGCTAACCCTGCAGACAGGACCCACTGTTTTAAGGACAGTGCAAGCTTAGACAGATGAAAACAGCTTGCTCAGGAACAATAGAACATGGCAGAATGAGGAGTGGAGCCCTGACTGGCCTCTGCTCTTGGTATAGGAATGCCAGGTCAGGCATGGGGACCGGTGGAAGGTCATTGAAAACAAGCCCTTCCTTCTTATCAAAGGGAGCTGCCCATAGGCTGGGCTGTCTTCACACTGCCGTGAGGACTCCTGGGCCCTGGAGTTAATGTAGGTGTCAGGAGAAGATCACTGGAGATAAGGAAACCCCAAAGGAGAGCACTGAAgtcccccttccctggggcacTCCTATGCTCAAAGCAAATGCCTGTCTGCTCCAGGCTAACTTTGCAATCAGTTATCCTTACTGAATGATTCGTGCACAGATAAATATCCTATATTCTCTGGGAGGCAATTACACCAACCCTCTGAGTGCAGTGTGGGGTGCTGGACTACAGGGACAGATCGAAGACAGGAGTCCAGATACGCCACATTTCCCATCCAGCCACACTCCCTGTCTCACTGATACAGGCAAACAACTCATGCTGTCCTTGTGTCTGTCTTGCTCCTGTTTCACTGCTTCTTTCTTATCACACAGGCACTTGGCTGGAGCATTTTGTTGATCCTTATCATAGCAGCTTTCCTTGCCCGCTGGCTCAGACCTTGCTTCAACCAGGCCACCCTCCTGCAGGTACGTCACTGGAGCAACTACATTGACATAGAGCAAAAGATTTTTGAGGAAACCTGCTGTGAGCACAGCCGGCTCTTTGCTCACAAATGCATCCTCCACTTCTTTGAAAGCATGAGGCAAGAGATCAaactgcacagctgcagcttgcctgggaagggagagggagctGAAGGAGAGGAAGATCTTCTCCGGGGCATCACAGATCAAGACCAGGTGAACAAACTTTTGAAAAGGTGGTACTATGAGAAACCTCCCCTGGATGTCAGCCAGGCAACCCAGAGGCATCCCCTGGGGCAAGAGAGATCCCCTCTGCCCTGAGCAGACAGCCCCAGCACTCACTCCAAAGTCCCCCAGCACACCAATGTATAAAGGGAGCTTTCTCCTGCAGACACAGAGTTTTTCCAAACCTCTGCACAAAGCAAGGACCAGCAGGCAGATGACAGTGGTGCTCACACCTTCCTCCAAAACTGCAACCCCAAAGGCCCCACTCCAGGGCATGCCCGGCAAAACCTCCAAAGTCAGCTAGTTCTGAGGGTCCAAAGGTCCCAGATGCAGTCATGGTTAATGATATTTCTCAGCCAAGGGCTCTGTGGGGCACTTTTGTCATATCAAAGAGTTTGCAGCTTCTTACAGCTGTGATAAAAATGTTCTGGCTTGAGGAAGGATTTAACCATGGCAGCAACATCTGGCTGCGTACACAAACCATTCACACAGATGTGTGAGGAGCTCCTGCCCATTCCAGTGAAACCTGGTTCAAAGGGTTATCAGAGCTGACACAGAAATGATTTAATTGGCAACTCTCTTAGTACCACACCAACATATTTActcaaaaaggcaaaaccacCTCCTACATCTTCCCATCTGCTGAGAGCTctggctgcccccagcccagctgccaagCTGTTCTGTCTCCCTCTAACAACCTGTCAATACTtccatgcatttaaaaaatgaaatatggcAACACACTGAAATTCATGGAGCAGCAAAACTTTAATTGAAGGCACCTCTGAATAGCAATTGGATTGGGCTGGAtttgcaaatggaaaaggagatggAGGCTTTGTTTAACACAGCCACGGGGCTGTGTTGGAGTTTAGGTAGCTGCTGTAAGCACTGGTGCTGAGCCATGCAAAGGGCACACTGACTCTGCCTGAGAAGTCTGAACAGATATTCTAAACACTTCCCTGCTAGATTTGAATACAAACTGACCTATCCAGAGGATCACCCTTGCAACACCTATTTGGGCATTTCCATCCAGAGTTTCAAACCTGTTTGAATGTAACCTTATCTCTGAGCCTTTAATGATAATTGCTTTCTCACCTGCTTTTTCCAGTCCCTGTTGTACTTGGTGCCAGTTTCACTGGTTCTTCTATCCAGCGTTGCTGCTTGGATGCATTAAAGTCTTTACTGCAAACTaacccagcacagacacatctattcctccaggctgaacctcACACTGATGCCCACTTTGTCCCTTGGGGGGAAAGGTGCGATatggagggctgggaggaggtggGGTGAAGAAGAAATGTCTCATTGGGCATGCACGGATAGGTGGGGCAAGCAGGGCTCCcaagaggaaagaagagggTGGGATAGGGGCAGAGAAACCTGCCAGCACATTGGGACTAAATCCAAAATGAGGgatcaaaatgaaaatgcatatTAATTCCCCAAATTGACTTTGTCAAGCTGCTGGCAGGTGGGTCACCTCCTCCCCAGGATGTTTGTATGCACAAGCCAGAGAATGAGGAGGTACTGGGCAAAACATTGGGAGGCCAAATAGCTCCATAGCCCACCCATGGGCAGCTGCACCCCTTTGCCCACTCAGGAGGCCCAGTCAGGAactgcagggcacagagggaTGGGCTGCAGAGCTTTTCTTATTTGCATAGCAAAATCAGGTCTGGGTGAATCCCTGCGCTCCCTTGGATGTGCTAGGAGAGTGCACAGAGCCAGCTGTGGCCCATGATGGGAAAAACACTGTGGTTTTCTCCCCAGGAGCTCTTCTGAGCTCTTACTTGAAATTAGCATTGCACTGTGAATTGTGTCTCTGGATTACTTTTATCAGACACAATCACAAATCTGAGGCTGTGGCTCAGTTTGGACTCACCATTCCACACTAGTCAAATTGGGTATTTTCCTAACACACTCAGAGCAGAGGTCTGCAGCTCCCTTTGCATGCTGCTTTCCATGCTCTCAGGTTTTAAGCCATTCCAGTGTGGCCACAAAATACGAAATgcaaaaaaggggaagaggaacAGATTTGTTATGTGTACCAAGAGGGAGAAAACAGGAGAGTTTAAGGGTGCTGCCACAGATTTTGCAGGTCTACAAAGGTTCACACTTTGCTGGAAGGGTCTGGTCTGGTCATGGAGTAGCTCCAGTTGGCTGGGGCCATGGGTGTTCGttcctcccagcctccctgaGTCCCCTGCTGCATTTCCTTCTGAAGCCAAAGAACTCTTCTCCTTTGTGGAAAGTGGTACCTGGCACCCcatgacaggacaagaggcaataaacccaaaatgaaagaacttccatttaaacagaagaaaacattgaTTTTGAGGGTGATGGAAAAGCTTGCCCAGAAAGTCTATGGCACCACCATCTATGGAAATACTCACATCCCAACTAGATGTGACCCTGAATGTGCTTTGTGCAGGGAGTGGTGGGTGGACCAAAAAATCTCCAGAAGTCTTTTCCCACCAGCTCTATTAGGAGTGTGTACCCTCCTGTGGAAGGTGGGGCAGAGAGGGTCATTCACAAACTTTAGCAGCTCTCTGTCTCTCAGGGCTGTTGTGATGCCAGACCTGCAGATATGTCCAACATCCCCAGGGATCCTCACCTGCCAAGAGCCTGTGAAACAGCAGGGCTGACTACAAAGACAATTTCCCCAGTCACTTCCCAAACTCTCCTGATAGGAACTGCGGCTGTTGTCACATCCCTCCTTTCTATATCCTGCACTGACTGGGACATGCAAAGCCCTCCACGACTCCACACCTCAGAGTCAGTCTCGGTGTGCAGGTGCAGGACTGGGTCCTGGGAGGGACTTGGGCATTCCCCATCTCTTCCAGGACACGGTTTCCAGAGCACAGGTAGGCTGGGGTTGCAGGAGGAAGcatcagctctgccttcccttgCAAGTCAGTTAGAGTGAATTTTCTGTTGGGAAACTCATGAATACAAAGTCCTCCCTAACACAGCAATATGGAAAGAAAGACCCAGGCATTGTCTTCTATGAGCTCTTTTTGGATTCTCACTGACCTATTGTTGGCTTCAGTGAGAACTGTAGTGTTGTACACCAAGCAGGCTCAGGCCCTTCATTCATGTTTAGTAAAAGGCAGAGTTTTCCTGGAGATCAAAAAGCTCACTGCTTTTTACAGGGTTGATTCATGCAGGCTTTGATGTGAACTGCCCTTCAAAAAGCCACTCACCAGGTGAATAGAGAAGCCAGTCTGAGCTCTCAGCTAGCAGTGCAATAAGCCTCATTCATATTCATGAAGCAAAATCTCTTCCCATTTGATGAGATGATGCAATTAACCTCTTCACAGCAGGCAGAACTAAGACTGCTCAGGTATTACCCACACGATCTGTGCTCACCTCTGCGGTGGCATCTCAGGGTGAGCTCAGCATTACCAACtcagccccagggctggtgcAGGGCAGACTCAGAACCTGCAGCGCTGACTAATGGTCAAAATGCCTGCTCTGGCTTCCTACCTCTGTACTGGCACACTGCAAAACCTTGGGGGAAAGTAGCTCTCCTGTGTCTTCCATGTAAGCTATGTACATGTAAGCTTCCCTTGGTGACATGTCCTACAG
Protein-coding regions in this window:
- the CALHM3 gene encoding calcium homeostasis modulator protein 3; its protein translation is MDRFRMIFQYFQSNSESVMNGICGLLALGSVKMYTSFDFSCPCLPQYNMAYGLGIMFVPPIILFLCGLILNRQSLVMLEEWRRPQGHRKKDLAVIRYMCSSIMQRAMVAPVVWIIVTLLDGKCLICAFSGSMDPEKFVGFADVSTVQVQQLLAKVPCKDDELMRNNTSHKAVSRYLRCWSQALGWSILLILIIAAFLARWLRPCFNQATLLQVRHWSNYIDIEQKIFEETCCEHSRLFAHKCILHFFESMRQEIKLHSCSLPGKGEGAEGEEDLLRGITDQDQVNKLLKRWYYEKPPLDVSQATQRHPLGQERSPLP